In Arachis hypogaea cultivar Tifrunner chromosome 2, arahy.Tifrunner.gnm2.J5K5, whole genome shotgun sequence, a genomic segment contains:
- the LOC112749260 gene encoding serine carboxypeptidase-like 18 isoform X3 encodes MKLKVEEYDGSLPKLISRPQSWTKVANIIFVDLPMGTGFSYAKNVIPHRSDWKLVHQTHLFIRKWLVENPEFLSNKFYMAADSYSGIPIPPIIQEITDRNERGLKPRINLQGYILGNPVTSGLEDNDQIPYVHGMGLISDELYWSLQNTCHGNIINVDSTNKPCLNDMQYYNELLENIWLFNILEIYCLDENIKRTRRNPSRSLAQKIKTPLSSPVTLPDMRCEIYRDFLLAEWINDPAVRKALHIREETIGKWNRCNSDDYVFEIPSSVPFHANLSAKGYPSLIYSGDHDAVVPFSSTQRWIRSLNYSIVHDWRPWYLNDQVAGYTRTYSNQMTFATIRGGSHTAPDTKPDESFAMFLRWISNKPL; translated from the exons ATGAAATTAAAAGTTGAGGAATATGATGGGAGCTTGCCTAAGCTCATCTCGAGGCCACAGTCATGGACAAAG gtGGCTAACATTATTTTTGTGGATTTGCCAATGGGAACTGGCTTCTCTTACGCCAAAAATGTCATTCCCCATCGAAGTGACTGGAAGCTTGTTCACCAAACCCATCTATTTATTAGAAAG TGGCTTGTTGAGAACCCGGAATTTCTTTCAAATAAGTTTTACATGGCAGCTGATTCATACTCCGGCATTCCTATTCCTCCTATTATTCAAGAGATCACTGATA GAAATGAAAGAGGTCTCAAACCCCGAATAAATCTCCAG GGATATATACTAGGAAACCCAGTAACATCAGGATTAGAAGATAATGATCAGATCCCATATGTTCACGGAATGGGACTTATCTCTGATGAACTCTATTGG TCCTTGCAAAATACTTGTCACGGTAACATTATAAATGTGGATTCTACGAACAAACCGTGTCTAAATGACATGCAGTATTATAACGAG cttcttgaaaatatttggttgttCAACATTTTGGAGATATATTGTCTTGATGAGAATATCAAAAGAACAAGACGAAACCCCAGCAGATCTCTGGCTCAAAAGATAAAGACACCTTTGAGTTCTCCGGTCACACTGCCGGATATGCGCTGTGAA ATTTATCGTGACTTCCTTCTTGCGGAATGGATAAATGACCCTGCTGTCCGTAAGGCACTGCATATTCGCGAG GAAACTATAGGGAAATGGAACCGGTGCAATAGTGACGATTATGTATTTGAAATCCCTAGCAGCGTTCCATTTCATGCAAACCTAAGTGCCAAAGGCTACCCTTCCTTGATATACAG TGGGGATCACGATGCAGTAGTTCCTTTCTCCTCGACTCAACGATGGATAAGGTCTCTAAACTACTCTATTGTACATGATTGGAGGCCATGGTATTTAAATGACCAAGTTGCAGG ATACACGAGGACTTACTCGAATCAAATGACATTTGCAACTATAAGA GGTGGATCGCATACAGCTCCAGATACCAAGCCGGACGAAAGTTTTGCCATGTTCCTTAGGTGGATATCTAACAAGCCTCTTTAG